In Thermococcus profundus, the genomic stretch ATATCCTGTATTATGCGCTCCTCGAAATGGAAGCAAAGTATGGAAACCCAGACTTGACGCCAATTCTGCCTCACTCTTATCTAAAAGGGGACTACCTGGTAACGGGCCCACGGTATCTCAGCTTCATAAGGGAGCTAGCAAACAATTACCCTTTAACTGAGTCCAAGTTCGTTGAGATATTGAACAAGTACACGGAGGACAGATCCTCTGATTTCTTCGAGTTCTACACCAAATACGGCCCACGGCCGCCCAGTATAGAGTCGCTCAATCTGTGGATTACCGGTGACTACAGCAGACTCGTCCGGAAAAGCGTGTACATTGACACTCTGATCAACAGGCTGGCCCAAGTAGTGCCAAAAGACTCCGAGTACTACAATCTCCTCTCAACTGCAAATTCAAGTTATCTGAAGGGAATAGCGTTCCTCGACACCAATAAGTTCAACGAGGCGGAGGAAGAGTTTAACGAGAGTATCCGAGCCCTCGACGAGTTATACACCTTAGATTTGGACAACGATGGTGCCAGGGACGTTTCAGAGTTGTTCCTCGGGCTCAGCACAACCTCCCATGACTCTGATAGAGACGGAACTCCCGATAAGGACGAGGTTGCGGGGAAGTTCTCGGTGGATGGTGTTGGGGACGAGTGGGACAGTCATGGGGTAGCGAAAAGGCTTAGCGTAACGTGGGGTTCCCGGGAGTACGTTGAGGACGCGAGGCTCTACAGGGACGGCGCTTACATCTACGGAAAAATTGAGCTTTCAAAACCCGTTTACGATATCGAACGGTATGCCATCGTATTCCGTCTGGACTTTGACGGTGACTGGGGCACGTTTGATGATACGGTGTTCTTTCCATTGTTTACGGAGTTCTCCTTCTGGGGGACTGAATTCAATTATGGGGGGCCATACTACACTTGGGGGTGCATGAACGAGTACGAGGTTATCCACAATAACACGATCGAGTTCAAGATCCCAGTAAAAACCGTCGAGGAGTACTACGACTATTTCTCATCATACATCCCCAACGTATCCTCTAGCATCCCTGCATCTATTGTGTTTGTCAAATTGGACGCCTATCTGAATACCGATTGGGGCAAAACCGCTGGTATGGATTTCAATTTAGAACTGCATCCAGCAACTCTTTCAATAAATTCTGACCCATCCGGAGCCGAAGTTTACGTTGATGGAGCTTACGGAGGAGCAACACCGTTAACCCTAACCCTGGATCCGGGAACTTATCAGATAAAACTCTCCAAAGAGGATTACGAAGACTACACGACCACAGTAACACTTGAGCCGGGCGAGAACAGGACTCTCTCGGTGAATTTAACACCGGCATTTGGCTACCTAACGGTTTACTCCAGCCCACCCGGAGCCGATGTTTATGTTGACGGGGCATTCGTTGGAGCAACACCGTTAGAGGATTATAAACTCTCAACAGGGCAACACGAGTTAAAGCTCGTTAAGCAGGGTTATGCTGATTACATTAAAACAATAACAATCAATCCCGGCCAGACTACGGTAATAAACGCGGAACTGAGTGCAAACCCTGCAACACTAACAATAACTTCAAACCCTCCTGGAGCTAAAGTTTACATTAACGGAACCTACCTGGGGGTAACACCGCTAACTCTAACTCTTGACCCTGGGACTTATCAGATAAAACTCTCCAAAGAGGATTACAGGGAGTACACGATCACAGTAACACTTGGCCCGGGGAAGAATAGGACTATTAACACTGACCTCCAGCCCCTGTTTGGTTATCTTACCATTACTTCATCCCCACCAAACGCGGGAGTTTACGTTAATGGTTCCTACGTAGGCAAAACCCCCTTAACGGGCTACAAGCTTCCGACGGGGGAACACACAATCAACGTCAGAAAAGACGGCTATTATGACTACTTAACCACTGTAACCATTGAAGCGGGCAGTACGACAGCCATCAACGTGACTCTGACGCCCAGACCAGTGACATTTGCAATTAATTCTGACCCATCTGGAGCTAAAGTTTACGTTAACGGAACTTACAAAGGCGCAACACCCTTAAACATTACCCTCAATCCCGGAACTTACAGGGTTGAACTCTCCACGGAAGACTATGAAGATTATATCATCACAATAACCCTTAACCCAGGAGAAAATAAGACAATCTCTCCAAAGCTATCCCCTCTTTTCGGTTACCTGTCAATACCTTCGCCTGAAGGGGCGAAAGTTTACGTGGATGGTTCTCCCATTGGCACGACTCCGATTACGGGCTACAAGATCTCGAAGGGTGAACACGAGTTAAAAATCGTCAAGGAGGGTTATGAAGAATACTCTGCGAACATTACGATAACCGCCGGAAAAACACTCTCTTTGACCCCCAGGCTGAAATCAATATCCACAACAACCACAACATCCAAACCGAGCTCTACAACCACTAGAACTACTAAAACTCCAGCCCACACTTCAACTGCTACTGGACGAACCACTACTACTCCTCAAACAGCCCCATCTGAGACAAGTAGCGTGCCCATGACCAGCTCTAGCTCAGAATCAGCGGGTACTAAGTCCAGTGGCTCCATCTGCGGCCCAGGACTCTTCTTAGGTGGGGCAATACTGGCCTCAATGCTAAGAAAAAGGGAGAAGTAATTTTCTTCCTTATTTTCATTCCACCAGTCGGGCTTTTCCAACCGAGTCATTGAAAAAAAAGAAAAACAAACGGTTCACTTTCTTAGCTTCCTCATAAGGAGCGGGGGAAGCGATAAGAGTATGAGCACTCCAGGGCCACAGACGCCTCTCCTTTCCGAACTCGAAGTCGTTTGAACCGATTCTAGAGTCACATTTACCGTTTGAGTCTCGCCCGGCTTAATAGCTACTGCCTGCATGAAATCCCGATGCCCAGCTTTCTTCACCTTAACCGTGTGCTCCCCGGCTGGCAGTTTGTAGCCTTCCAAAGGAGTTTCCCCAACCTTCACGTTATCAACGTACACTTCAGCCCCCTCCACGTTGCAATAAACTCTCAAGAAGCCAAAGAGCGGAGTAAGAGTGACGTTGAGGGTTGTACTCTCCCCGGGGTTAAGTGCCACCGTTTGAGTCAGGGCCTCATACTCGTCCTTTGCAATCTTGACTTCATACGTACCCGGGAACAAACTCAACTTCAACGGAGTTACCCCCTGGTATTCATTGTTAACGTATACTACTGCCATCTCTGGAGTGGCTGTTATTGAGAGAGTTACGGGAAGCGGCTCGAGCTTGAGGTCAAGGCTCCTTGATTCCCCCGGGTTTAGAGTTAGTGCCTCCTGAACTCCCTTGTACCCGTCTTTTTCAAGCCTCAACTCGTGGATTCCGTGAGTCAAGTTCAGTGTTAGTGGGGTTGCCCCTTTGTAAGAACCATCAATATACACCGAGGTTCCCGAGGGTTCTGAGAGTATTGTCAACGTGGCCGGTTTGGGTGTCAGGGTCACATTAATGGTTGGTGCACTTCCAGGTGTAATGGTGATCGTGGTTGAGTAGCTCCAGTAGCCTTCTTTGGAGAGGTCTATCCGATAAGTCCCAGGGTTGAGAGACAGAGATAACGGGGTTGTTCCCCTGTGAGTCCCGTTAACGTAAACTTTAGCTTCAGATGGGTCAGAATTAATTGCAAATGTCACTGGTTTGGCTCTTAGTTCTGCCTTTATCACTGCAGTTTGAAGGGGCTTGATTGTCACTATTTTAATGTAGTCAGCGTAACCTTGCTTAGAGAGCTTTATATGATAAGTCCCAGGGTAAATGGTCAGGTTTAGAGGTGTTGTTCCAATATAAGTTCCATTAATATGAACCTTAGCCCCTGATAGGTCAGAGGTTATTGAAAGAGTTGCAGGTTTTGGTGTTAGCTGAGCTATTATTGTCGCTGTCTTCAATGGGGCAAGAGTTACTGTTCTTGTGTAGTTCTCATACTTTTCCTCAGAGAGCATTATCTGATAAGTTCCCGGTGTCAACGTGAGATTCAATGGAGTTACTCCTTGATAGGTTTCATTAACGTAAACTTCAGCTCCCTGGGGAAAAGATGTAACCTGAAGATAACTCTCGTCCCAGTATTGTACCTGGACTTGCGCGTTTGAATCGACGATTTGCGCGTTTGAGTCTGTAATTTGTGCGTCTGTTGTTTCAACGTTAGGCGTCGGTGTCGTTATTTGGGCAGTGGTTGTCCGGGGTTCAGCGTTTGTATCCCTGCAAAAGTCACAACCGGGCAACTCCCCACTGAGAGGCAACCGGAGAACCCAGACATCATGGTTGCTACCGTAGCTATGAGTAGAGCCAGATGTAATAATGTCCCCATTCGGGGCTAAAGAAACCCCATAAGCCTCCTCCCAGTCCCATCCCCCATAGTTTTTTTGCCATTTTATATTGCCCATCTCATCAAGATCGAGAACCCAAACATCCATACTACTGGCCTCGAAGCTTCCAGTTCCACCCGCGATCACGATATCCCCATTGTCAGCTAAGGCAACCGCACGAGCCTCTTCGCCACCCCAAGCTCCATAGGATTTTTGCCACTTTATATTTCCGTCCTCATCAAGCCTAAGAACCCAAACATCTGAGTAACCAGCGCTAAAACTTTCAGTGTAGCCTGCAACGATAATGTCTTCGTTGGGAGCTAAAGCAACTGCATAAGCTCTCTCCCAGCCGTCTCCACCTAAAGTCTTTTCCCATTTTACATTACCATTTTCGTCAAGCCTTAAAACCCAGATATCACCCTTGTAGGAACCTGCAACAATAATATCTCCGTTTAATGCAACAACAATTGCATTAGCAACACAGCTTTCTCTTTCGTTATAAGCCCTCTGCCATTTTATGTTACCACTCCCATCGAGCCTAAGAACCCAAGAATCGACTTTGCCCGTGCTAAAGCTGTAAGTGTATCCAGCAACAATAATGTCACCATTGTCAGCGATAGCAACCGCGTAAGCACCATCTCTTTCGTTTCCCCCATAAGTTTTTTGCCACTTAACATTACCCTTCTCGTCAAGCCTGAGAACCCAAACATCAACATCACCAGCGCCAAAGCTTATAGTGTGCCCTATTATGACAATGTCCCCATTAGGGGCTATAGCAACCATATAAGCCTCATCTCTTTCATTCCCTCCGTAAGTTTTCTGCCACTTTATATTTCCATCTTCATCAAGCCTAAGAACCCAAGCATCAACGTTGCTTATACCAAAGCTGTAAGTCCAACCAGCAAGAACAATATCCCCATTGTCAGCCAAAGCAACCGCGCGAGCTCCATCTTGATTGCTTCCCCCGTAGCTCTTCACCCAGTGGTGGGTGCTTTCAGCGGCAACTTCTGTTTGGGATGATACAAGAGAACCCATCAAAAACGTAGCCAATATCAAGATAATAACTTTCTTGCGCATTTTCTCTCCCCCTTCACACAGCAAAATCCACGAAGAAGCTTTTTCAGCTCCTCTCCGCTTTTTTCCATCTGCCCCTTCCTAAGAAACGTTAGGGTGACCATTGCCAAAAGCAAATTCCGCTGGATCAATAAGAGGCCTGCTCTCACCCTAAACGCCCTACTAGCTCAATCTGTAACTATCACCACTTCATTCCTTTTATAGATTCCTATTCAAGGGATCTATCGCCGATTCGAGACTAACAACTTTCGAAGGCCACCTATGAACTGGATACCACCATGACCATAATTCAGGATCATAGCAACCATTTTGCTCTCCATGAGCCGCACAAAGATGCACTATAATTAATGCATTCATAACCGGCCATTTTTAAAATTACAAAATCCTTATAACAACCTATGTACTATAACTTTAGGAATCCAACAAGAACTTCAAATAATAAATAGTGGACTCCAAAAAGTTAGGAGGTAGCGCCATGAGGAGAGCCGGTATCCTGGGGCTTGTTCTCGTCCTGGCTTTGGCCACTTACCCCACTGTTGGGGCCGTGATGGAGCACTACTGGGCAAAGACCTTTGGGTGGCAGGGAACGGACTACCTTGTAGATTCAAAGATACTTGAAAACGGGGACATAATTCTGGTGGGGAGTACACGGCCTTCAAAAATTGACTATTACGACATCTGGGTAATGAGGCTAGACAAGAACGGAAGCGTCAAATGGGCAAATAAATATGTTGGATATGAGGATTCCAGGACTTATTCAGTCGCAACAGATGGAAGAGATATAATAGTGGCTGGAGGCGTCGGAACCTCCGGTTTGAGGGGCGTAGACGGAAGTATCCTCAGGCTGGACGAGCAGGGAAATATAAAGTGGCAGAGAACTTACGGAGGAAGGGGCGACGACTGGATACTCCGTATCACTCTAGCACCCAACGGGGACATAATAGCGGTGGGAAAGACGTCCAGTTTTGATGCAAAAAAGTGGGACGCGTGGGTTATGAGACTGGACGGCAACGGGAACGTGAAGTGGCAGAAGACCTTCGGGAGCGAGTACGATGATCAGTTCAACGATGTTACGGTGGCTGATAATGGAGATATAATTATAGTCGGAGACTACAGAGCCACAGGCGCGGACGGAGGCGGCGCCTCAGTGTGGGTGGTCAGGCTCGATGGCAACGGGAACGTGAGATGGCAGAAGACCTACGGGGGAAACCGTACGGATTCTGCCACGGCAGTTTCCACGACACCAGACGGGGAAATTTTAGTTGCAGGGATTACCCTGAACTTCGGCGCGGGGGGATACGACTTCTGGGTGCTCCGCCTGGACAAAAACGGAAAGATCAAATGGCAGAAGACTTACGGGGACATCCATGACGATAGCGCATATTCCATTGTTCCAGTAGAAAACGGCGACATCCTCGTAGGGGGAACCTACGGATCCATAGGTGACCGTTCAGACGCAGATATCTGGATCCTCAGACTGGACAGGGATGGAAACGTGAAATGGCAGAAAGCTCTTGGAGGCAGCATGAGGGAAGAGGCCCGGCTCATCGCAGGCAACATGGGTATAGTGGCGGTCGGGTACACGAAAAGCTTTGGAGCCGGAGGTTACGATGGACTGGCTCTCCGCCTTCCCCCAACGGGGGAACTCAGAGATTGTAGCTTCTGTAGGGAAGCCAACTTCACCTCAACGGTCTCAAAGGCCAAAGTGAAAACACCCGAGGTCACCATAAAAGACGTGAAGGCGGTCGTTGACAGGACATACGCATATTCCAAAAGCGTCACCCCGGAGAGCAAACTTCTCTGGTCAGAGACCATGAACGTTACAAGCTCACCAGAAAAGAACCAGAGGGAGGACAAGATATGTGGGCCAGGGGCGTTTGTTGGGGTAGCGATGCTGGCTTTACTGATGAAAAAACGCTGATTCATTATCAATTTTTTATTTTGAATGAGCAAGCCTTTCAGAAGCTCCAAAATTGATCTTAACGTGCGCTCGGGATTCATGAATTTCCAGAAAAGTTTCTTGTGGAGCCCCGGGCGGGGTTTGAACCCGCGACCTGCCGCTTACCAAGCGGCCGCTCCACCAGGCTGAGCCACCGGGGCGTCGATGATACGATGAAGACGACCATTTATAAATTTTTCTCTTGCTTGAACTTCTCGACCAAGCCCTCAAGGACGTCCTTGAACTTGGCCGCGTCGATCCACTTTATACCCATCTTCTGGGCCCACGTCAGTATACCCACGTCAGCCGAAACGATGGTGGCATCAAGCTCCTTGGCAAGCAGAATGAGCTCAAAGTCCTCCTTGCTGTCGACGATGCCCTCCCTGAGGGCCTTTCTGTAGTTTCTCCTGAGCTTTTGGATAATCTTATCCACGTTGTCAGTCTCAATCACGCTCTCCCTCACTGCCTTCTCGGCCACGCGGAGCCCCTTGTCTATCCTCCTGCGCACGTCATCTATCAGCTCGTAGACCACAAAAGCAGGGATTTTAATGTCATGAACGTCGGGGGGCTTTCTCACAACGTACAGCTCGAACTCAGGGGAAACCTCATCCTCCTCAACGAAGTTCATGATTTCCCTGTAGATTCCGGGGGGCATGTAGAACTCAACCTTACCGAAAAGCTTCGCAGCGTAGGTCAGAAACGACTTAAGGGCCTCTGTGGGTGTGTCCCCGAAGGAAGAGCGTATCTCCGGATTGACGAAAATGCTGGTGTCAAGGACGAACCTCATCGCCATCACGTTAATACTACAGTTCCAAGGTTTAAAACGGTTGGCAGGTTTCACGAAACATTCCAAAATCTTAAGTATGGGAATGTCCAAGATGTTACGGAGGTGAGGGAATGAGAAGGGGACAGGCGGCTATAGAATATCTCCTGATGATAGCGGTCGCTCTTACAATGGTACTAATTGTGATACGATTCATAAGACAGGCCGCTGAGCAGGCAGGAAAAACCATAAACGATACAGCCAAGACCATATCCGAGTACCTGAACGAAGGGGTAAGCAACGCTGGGGAGGGTTAGCGTTTCAATCCATAGGATATGCCAGAAGCTTTTCCCAAACATAGCCAATGGACAAGACCCAATTTCGGCAATTCCAACACTGGGGATAGGATATCCCGAATTTAAGGATGGGAAAGGGGCCGTTTCCGAAAACTTTATATATCTCCGCATGCTTAAAATAAAGTGCAGTGACAATTCAAACCAATGGATGGAGGTGTAAGAAATGGCTGAGTTGCCGATTGCCCCGGTTGACAGGCTTATAAGGAAGGCCGGTGCCCCGCGCGTTAGCGAGGAGGCCGCCAAGGTTCTCGCCGAGCACCTTGAGGAGAAGGCCATCGAGATAGCCAAGAAGGCCGTTGAGCTCGCTCACCACGCGGGCAGGAAGACAGTCAAGGCCGAGGACATCAAGCTCGCTATAAGGAGCTGATGTCTCTTCTTTCCTTTCTCTTGACTTAAATTAAAAATTTAAAAATTCAATAAAGGACGATCCTTTTGACATCAATCCCTTCTCCGCTCACACCTAGAACCGCAAAAGATGGATCATCGTACCTCGGAAAAGTCGGGGATCCCGGGTTAACAAGCCATACTCTTCTCCCGTGAAGGGAAACGATGTCGCTGTAGAACCTGTGAGTGTGTCCAAAGACGAGGACGTCTGCACCTGCCTCAAGGGCTTTCAGGGCAAGGAAATGAGCGTTGAGAGTGAAGAACTGATGCCCGTGAAGGAGGAGCACCCTAATTCCTTCGACTTCAACGACCTTCTCCTCCGGAAGGGTAAGCTTGTCCACGTTCCCCCTCACCGCCAGGGTTGGCGCCATTTTTTCAAGCTCCTCAAGAACGGCAGGATCCGTAACGTCTCCTGCATGGAGTATTAAATCCGGCTTTTCCGCTGAAATCCGTTCCAAAAGAAGTGGTGGAAGGACCCTGGCTTTATCTCCCACGTGGGTATCGCTCAGGAGAACCACCCTCAAAACGAAACCTCCTCAGAGCGGAACCTTTATGTTGAGCTTCTCGACGAGCTCCTTGTACCGGTTCCTAACGGTGACCTCAGTGACGTGGGCCACCTCCGCGACTTCTCTTTGGGTCTTCTTCTCCCCCTCGAGGAGAGACGCCACGTAGAGCGCCGCCGCCGCAAGACCAGTGGGGCCCTTTCCGCTGGTTATCCCCCTTCTTATGGCCTCCTGAAGGATTTCCTTGGCCCGCTTTTTAGTTTTAGAGCTCACCGCAAGGGCATCGCCAAAGCGGTCAACGTAGTCTATGGGACTTGTTGGACGGAGGTTGAGGCCAAGACCCCTGGCCATGAAGCGATAGCTCCTGCCTATCTCCTTCTTCGTCACTTTGGAGACCCTCGCTATCTCATCGAGCGTTCTCGGTATGCCCTCCATCCTGCAGGCGGCGTAGAGTGCCGCAGAAACCATACCCTCTATCGACCGCCCCCTTATGAGCTTCTTCATAACCGCCTTCCTGTAGAGTGCTGCCGCGGCCTCCTTCACCCTCCTCGGAAGGCGCATCTGTGCCGCCATCCTGTCGAGCTCGCTTAAAGCGAAGGCGAGGTTACGCTCAGCGGCATCGTTTATGCGCATCCTCCTCTGCCACATGCGGAGCCTTCTCAGCTTGTTCCGGTACATGCCGGTTATCTGGTTCCCGTGTATGTCCCTATCGCGCCAGTCGATATCGGTGGAGAGACCCTTGTCGTGTATCATAAGTGTCATCGGCGCGCCGGTTCTGGCGCGTCTTGCGCGCTGGTCGGGATCGAACGCACGCCACTCAGGCCCATCGTCGACAATATTCTCCTCAAGAACATAGCCGCAGACCCTACAGACGAGTTCTCCCCTCGTTCGGTCATAGAAAAACTCGGTTGAACCACAAACGGGACAAACCCTCTTATCAGCCAAAGGTTCTCACCCCCTCTTCTTGGGGGCGGGGCGCCTGCCGCGTTTTCCCCTGCGGGAACGCGTTCCACTCTTCGCTTTCTTCTTTCTTGTATCAACGTATAGAGGGGCACCAACGTAGCTCTCCGGGCTTCTGACCCGGGGCTTCACGGCAACATAGGGAGCCTTAACCGGACCAAAAACATCCTTAACAACGCCCACAAAGTTGAGATCCTTGTCAACAACACGATCGTTAAGGTTGGGTACCCACTGGGTTCTCAGTATGAGAAACCCCTGCTTTGCATAGTGAGAAACTTTCCCAAGCTTCTTCATAGCCCCACCCCAAAAGGACATATCCTTTTAAAGTTTTCGCCCATACCGTTTATAAGCTTTTCGGTCATTTCCGAAAGGCTTTTATGGAGAAGCACTCTATATGTTAAATTTTGTAGTGCATTTCCCCGAAAGGAAAAGAAGCCATTCTCTCAGAGATCAACCGTTGTTAAACTAATTTGTGTCAAAAAAAGATTTAAAAATCACATATTTCACCAGGAATCAGTCAATACCGGAGGTGTCACGATGAGCTGGTTTGAAAACTACTTCGAGTTCGAGAAATACGGGACGAATATGAGAACTGAAATCCTGGCAGGAATCACGACCTTCATGACGATGGCCTACATCCTCTTCGTGAACCCTCTGATACTCAGCGATGCCATGGGTCAAAATGCATTCAACTCGCTCGTTGCCGTGACGGCCCTCTCCGCAGGCATAACAACAATAATAATGGGCCTCTACGCCAAGAAACCCTTCGCCCTCGCGCCGGGAATGGGTCTCAACGGTTACTTCACCTACAGCGTCGTCATCGGAATGGGCTACAGCTGGCAGGTGGCGCTCGCGGCGGTGTTCGTCGAGGGGCTCATCTTCATAGTCCTCAGCGTTACAAAGGTGAGGAGCGCCGTTATACACGCAATTCCAATAAGCCAGAAGTACGCTGTCGGAGCTGGAATAGGCCTCTTCTTGACGTTCATCGGTCTCAACGATGTCGGCTTTATAAAAGCCACTACCACAAACGGTGTTCTCCAGTTCACGGAGCTCAACTACTCCGCAATGGTCAGCAAACCCGGACTTCTCTTCCTCTTCGGACTGCTCTTCACGGCCATACTCATATCGTACCGCGTAAAGGGTGCACTGCTTATATCCATCCTGACGACATCCATCCTGGGCTGGATAACCGGGGCGGCCCCATGGCCCCACCACCTATTCTCCACCCCTGACATAAGCTACACCTTCCTCAAGCTCGACCTCAAAGGGCTCCTCAACGTCGGGGCCCTCGGGGTAATATTCGCCTTCTTCATGGTCGACTTCTTCGACACCCTGGGCACGGTGACCGGGCTGAGCGCCAAGGCCGGCTACCTAACCAAGGAAGGGAAGGTTCCCGATGCAGAAAAGGTCCTCCTCACCGACGCTATAGGAACCACCCTCGGGGCACTCCTAGGAACATCCACAGTAACCACCTACATCGAGAGCGCAGCCGGAATAGAGGAAGGAGGAAGGACTGGAATGACCGCCCTGGTCGTAGGGCTCCTCTTCCTCGCAATAGGACTCTTCATAGCCCCATTGGCACAGTCGATTCCGGCCTTCGCAACGGCCCCGGCGCTCGTGATAGTGGGCTACTACATGATGAGCACGATAAGGGAAGTGGACTTCGGCGACCCAGCCGAGGCGATCCCGGCTTTCCTTGTCGTGATGTCAATACCCTTCACATATTCCATATCGGCTGGAATAGGCCTCGGCTTCATAAGCTACACTGTGATAAAAGCATTCAAGGGAGAATGGATGGAGGTGCACCCGCTTATGTGGGTGCTGGCGGGGATCTTCGCGGCGTACTTTGCCTACCTCGGAGGAGCGTTTTGATTTAGAATCAGGGATCAAATTGAGGGGGTTAAATCATTCCCCCCGTTCCTCCAGTTTCCCTTTTACGAACTGTTTTATGACGTAGGGACACTGGCTCTGAACGAACTCGGCGAACTCCTTCATGCGCTTTACGGTTATCTCGTGAACGTAGTGCTCGAACTGACACGCGTCCTGCTCGGCAACCTCGGGTGGTATCCCGAGTATTTCAACGAAGAACTTAGTGAGGAGCTGGTGCTTTGCGTAGGTCTTTTCCGCTATCTCCCTTCCTTTCTCGGTCAAAAGAATTCTGTCGTACTTCTCGTACTCCACAAGACCCTTTTCGCTGAGCTTCTTAAGGGCGTCCACAACGCTGGGAGGCTTTACCTTCATCATCTTGGCTATGTCTTTGACCCTTATGACGCCTTTGTTCTTGTGGAGCAGGTACATGGTCTCAAGGTACTCCTCCTCGCGCTTGCTTACCTCCAACGGCCTCACCTGTGTTAGGATAGCCAAAAATGTTTAAGTAGTTTTCGGAGATCACGGAACAACGTCGATCTCCAGCGGGTTGCCCTCACTGTCGTAGGCCACTACATCCGCAGCGGAATAGGG encodes the following:
- a CDS encoding RNA ligase partner protein; this translates as MRFVLDTSIFVNPEIRSSFGDTPTEALKSFLTYAAKLFGKVEFYMPPGIYREIMNFVEEDEVSPEFELYVVRKPPDVHDIKIPAFVVYELIDDVRRRIDKGLRVAEKAVRESVIETDNVDKIIQKLRRNYRKALREGIVDSKEDFELILLAKELDATIVSADVGILTWAQKMGIKWIDAAKFKDVLEGLVEKFKQEKNL
- a CDS encoding PEGA domain-containing protein yields the protein MRKKVIILILATFLMGSLVSSQTEVAAESTHHWVKSYGGSNQDGARAVALADNGDIVLAGWTYSFGISNVDAWVLRLDEDGNIKWQKTYGGNERDEAYMVAIAPNGDIVIIGHTISFGAGDVDVWVLRLDEKGNVKWQKTYGGNERDGAYAVAIADNGDIIVAGYTYSFSTGKVDSWVLRLDGSGNIKWQRAYNERESCVANAIVVALNGDIIVAGSYKGDIWVLRLDENGNVKWEKTLGGDGWERAYAVALAPNEDIIVAGYTESFSAGYSDVWVLRLDEDGNIKWQKSYGAWGGEEARAVALADNGDIVIAGGTGSFEASSMDVWVLDLDEMGNIKWQKNYGGWDWEEAYGVSLAPNGDIITSGSTHSYGSNHDVWVLRLPLSGELPGCDFCRDTNAEPRTTTAQITTPTPNVETTDAQITDSNAQIVDSNAQVQVQYWDESYLQVTSFPQGAEVYVNETYQGVTPLNLTLTPGTYQIMLSEEKYENYTRTVTLAPLKTATIIAQLTPKPATLSITSDLSGAKVHINGTYIGTTPLNLTIYPGTYHIKLSKQGYADYIKIVTIKPLQTAVIKAELRAKPVTFAINSDPSEAKVYVNGTHRGTTPLSLSLNPGTYRIDLSKEGYWSYSTTITITPGSAPTINVTLTPKPATLTILSEPSGTSVYIDGSYKGATPLTLNLTHGIHELRLEKDGYKGVQEALTLNPGESRSLDLKLEPLPVTLSITATPEMAVVYVNNEYQGVTPLKLSLFPGTYEVKIAKDEYEALTQTVALNPGESTTLNVTLTPLFGFLRVYCNVEGAEVYVDNVKVGETPLEGYKLPAGEHTVKVKKAGHRDFMQAVAIKPGETQTVNVTLESVQTTSSSERRGVCGPGVLILLSLPPLLMRKLRK
- a CDS encoding CGP-CTERM sorting domain-containing protein, whose product is MRRAGILGLVLVLALATYPTVGAVMEHYWAKTFGWQGTDYLVDSKILENGDIILVGSTRPSKIDYYDIWVMRLDKNGSVKWANKYVGYEDSRTYSVATDGRDIIVAGGVGTSGLRGVDGSILRLDEQGNIKWQRTYGGRGDDWILRITLAPNGDIIAVGKTSSFDAKKWDAWVMRLDGNGNVKWQKTFGSEYDDQFNDVTVADNGDIIIVGDYRATGADGGGASVWVVRLDGNGNVRWQKTYGGNRTDSATAVSTTPDGEILVAGITLNFGAGGYDFWVLRLDKNGKIKWQKTYGDIHDDSAYSIVPVENGDILVGGTYGSIGDRSDADIWILRLDRDGNVKWQKALGGSMREEARLIAGNMGIVAVGYTKSFGAGGYDGLALRLPPTGELRDCSFCREANFTSTVSKAKVKTPEVTIKDVKAVVDRTYAYSKSVTPESKLLWSETMNVTSSPEKNQREDKICGPGAFVGVAMLALLMKKR
- a CDS encoding PEGA domain-containing protein; the encoded protein is MSRRIFILLFLVTILFGSNIPRLGVASSEEGVRYVITIDNTSEVITVEAYFSGVDDPQLTFTLRAADYFERKGVPLTVTLLETDGNVLEGEKYGWTVQPNGNSVYLKYKIEGYTLERIAGVPGDIKHSGVSTTMAIINMEAILAVPYDKRSYQPIDEYLRKPATVEFNIPDNWEIFAPFHVSSSNVIRVNMVYDILRSFIEMGEVSIEYTGEFYGVKTNYVLFKRPNLPRNAPNRPAQMPYLFSDMDRRKEAERLMRDTAHHFHVLSQLLDYVPAEEITITPAASGWIYGGGWWQIDDGFRQDQIAHHVVHEWCPPVITISQSLNGVTWVFCEGPAVYYGFKLAYNYTHDKRFLGKYYALYLMYKRGIQERLSSGNDPLYQPTLSYGYTPLLLWYFDEEIRKQTNNQSSLDTVFRYLVRTPYKDINVDEFITAIKESTGVDFLEFYHNHAIVDFSLPLDAYAEKYRDDFSYLLDFQRKNNEAPDILYYALLEMEAKYGNPDLTPILPHSYLKGDYLVTGPRYLSFIRELANNYPLTESKFVEILNKYTEDRSSDFFEFYTKYGPRPPSIESLNLWITGDYSRLVRKSVYIDTLINRLAQVVPKDSEYYNLLSTANSSYLKGIAFLDTNKFNEAEEEFNESIRALDELYTLDLDNDGARDVSELFLGLSTTSHDSDRDGTPDKDEVAGKFSVDGVGDEWDSHGVAKRLSVTWGSREYVEDARLYRDGAYIYGKIELSKPVYDIERYAIVFRLDFDGDWGTFDDTVFFPLFTEFSFWGTEFNYGGPYYTWGCMNEYEVIHNNTIEFKIPVKTVEEYYDYFSSYIPNVSSSIPASIVFVKLDAYLNTDWGKTAGMDFNLELHPATLSINSDPSGAEVYVDGAYGGATPLTLTLDPGTYQIKLSKEDYEDYTTTVTLEPGENRTLSVNLTPAFGYLTVYSSPPGADVYVDGAFVGATPLEDYKLSTGQHELKLVKQGYADYIKTITINPGQTTVINAELSANPATLTITSNPPGAKVYINGTYLGVTPLTLTLDPGTYQIKLSKEDYREYTITVTLGPGKNRTINTDLQPLFGYLTITSSPPNAGVYVNGSYVGKTPLTGYKLPTGEHTINVRKDGYYDYLTTVTIEAGSTTAINVTLTPRPVTFAINSDPSGAKVYVNGTYKGATPLNITLNPGTYRVELSTEDYEDYIITITLNPGENKTISPKLSPLFGYLSIPSPEGAKVYVDGSPIGTTPITGYKISKGEHELKIVKEGYEEYSANITITAGKTLSLTPRLKSISTTTTTSKPSSTTTRTTKTPAHTSTATGRTTTTPQTAPSETSSVPMTSSSSESAGTKSSGSICGPGLFLGGAILASMLRKREK
- a CDS encoding class III signal peptide-containing protein, which gives rise to MRRGQAAIEYLLMIAVALTMVLIVIRFIRQAAEQAGKTINDTAKTISEYLNEGVSNAGEG